The genomic stretch tctattatttatattttctaacattttatcattagatgccaatttcttagatagattatccattagctttccttgattagacactaactctctcagaggtggaaaattattattattattgtaagaattgttaccttgataattacctgagtagttaggcctctgttgattccaaccttgattttgctgaggacagttgtagtaattgttgttgttattgttgatgtagttcacatcctcaagcatctcagggcagcgattgcctgagtgtccagtatctccacactcctcacaagtcatgtgagagtcgtagacgtgcataacttccttcgtatctccagctctataatcgagcttcttcatgagcaggtctagcttagcagacaacatgtctacctccttgagctggtgcatacctccacctctcttacgtgtctgggtcctctcttcatttcagccttggttggacgccatcttctccacaagagctgcggcttgtggtatggtgagtgatatgaatgctcctccagctgcagcatccatggtttctcgagcactattgccgagcccatgataaaacgtctgcatcagtagccagctctcaattccatgatggggacattctagaatgtagtcttggaagcgctcccatgcttctggaacggattcatcatgttgttgttgaaaacttgtaattttcccacggagagcattggtcttgcccatgggaaagaacttagccagaaagttcatggagcagagtgcccacgtagtattcttctcctttgtagcgtagaaccactgcttcgctctccctaatagtgagaatgggaagaggcaaagtagtatagcatctctggggactcctcatatggtgaatgtgctgcaaatctccaagaagtgttggagatgagcactagcatcttcgtgtgccttcccacagaactggttgaattgtaccatgttgataagtccaggcttgagctcaaagttgccatcgatctctgcagcaggtccagtgcagatgttgtccgtagtgggagctgagaactcacggatcgatttgttcgccatgacttcgaactctgaagacaagttccgggtgaaacttcggtgatcttcttgattggatgaagcttcgtgctgaagtgttgacgatCTTTTCTTGAGCttagctcttgtttttctgaataatgcttcgggattgtcaacaaaatttcctagaagatgtcttctattcatacattaccctgcataaaataaaatagaaaaatatcggggtaaaactgtatgagagaattgataatctcaatcatattagtgatgcgaatgatgactcgaaattccatattcattcctgattagtaatcaaccttccccggcaacggcgccaaaaatgcttgttaggcattcttagcgtcactaccaaaagtagacttagttttctaattctcataacggcgccaaaaaatgtcaaacctatccctcatgccacttaagccaagttggcatccccagcatgacatgagagacgcggtattgaaatatgcaattgctcttctaaataaataataaatgagatctgcaagcgcacagattaataccgatgtagcattttaaccggaaagtattccaggtatcgttatttatatttttaccattgggaagggattgctaaacatcaatgttgattatagaatggaatatagaactgagtatctatcattgcatgtataattgagagcatttatctatctctttcatatagggataaatgtcacataaaggatagataaagtatgaatggtgacaaagataattaatctaatcagcataagttagccacatataaatatgataagcacctcaatagatattctagcaagtcattagcatggaattaggacgaactacaagaatatttcctaagttattctcaactatacagtcttgCATATCCTAGTTAGTGCaactatacttggcaatcattgcgagacaggactacgcccatgtatagtgatattatcaaggtaaatgagaaacatagcaatcactcccctgtaataatgttgctctgccagccctatacacgagagggggactatataagaatcaatggagctgtcactaccacgaactaccccgcgatctggcatatagggtacaatcggagataaatacggtataggcaccacgcctacacaatacttatcatttacccactgtacacatggataaatgctatacgatcctaaacatgtatataatttcaatataactaagccaagcatataactatgataaactaagaacaatataattgctaatataaacaagtagagcaaagtcataatcaatatattgaagtagaacaaaggcatattcataatattgaagaacaaagatgaacaattgaagaacaatagagaattaccaagaatcctcttgacagatccggaaaccaatccaagattgactccttctagttctaatcctatgtagctatgctaaactagatatctaattgatgtggtggctctaaggcttgatcagaggcttcttctcccaagatgaataatgaattagggttgagaggtcctctcctccaggggccaggggtctgcttatatagtccttccaagtgaatgtgggtcgttggatcaaaccgacattaatcgcatggttttccttgatcctttaggtcggtggagcatgatccgcgaagttggctctgattggccccgaggccagggcgggcgcccaaggggggagggcgggcgccttgcccccgagcccgttcggtctcccgttcgttcccgtggcttctggactcttctagatgtaggataattgcacggcacattaatatctctatgtaaacccgacgtgtgggcctttcttccgtatttcctgataaccccctgcagaaatagacaaacaccaaaactcatggaattctgtcagataaaaccctaagtctgggtgtcagttgcatttggatccttttatttatttatttgttgattatatttgatacttaaggaccgtcaacaattctcattgagcaactcatatggtgtcttctctaggaacttgtgaggaaagagcaggtttgatgcatagcatgcggtaatgattgcctcggcccacatcttctccgaagtgttgtactcatcaagcattgttcttgccaaggtgatcaatgtccggttctttctttctactaccccattttgttgtggtgtgtatgttgaggagaactcatgtttgatcccaatttcatcacaatattcttcTATGTTGgtattgtcaaactctttgccattatcacttctaatcttcttgatcttgacatcaaattgattttgggcagtctttgcaaatttcttgaaaattgatgcaacttcggccttgtcttgcaagaagaatgtccaagtgtaccgggagtaatcatcaactatgaccaagtaatatttgttgcctccaagactagcataagtGGTTGgttcaaataaatccatgtggagtagctcaagcactcttgaagtagagagataggccttggttggatgggtgtttgcaacttgcttgccggctggacatgcactacatagcttatccttctcaaaggtcacatccttcaagcctctaacatgtgctaaccttctatgcaatatccttcaagcctctaatcaattctttcttcatcaacttcttgagtgtgcccattccaacatgtgctaaccttctatgccacaaccacctaagtgaggtcttggtgaataagcaagtcttcacatcaacttcatcggatgagaaatcaactacatataagttgttgtgtcggaagactttgaataccatttcattgtcatcctccttagtcactattacttcctttttcttgaataggcattggaagccaagatcacaaagttgtccaaccgagagcaaattgaaactcaaagatggcacacagagcacattggtgatggagttgtcatttgatattgcaatctttcctagacccttgaccttaccttttgaattgtcaccaaatgtgatcttctcttggttgtcaacatcttcatcaagtgaggtgaacatccggggatctctggtcatatgttgagtgcaaccactatcaattacccaatgtgatccaccgatcttgtagttcacctacacacaagagattaagcttgagatttagggacccatatttgcttagggcccttgaccttctctactagttgcttaggcacccaaatcttatttggcctttgcttgttgggcggccccatgaagctaaccttgaccttaccactcttgtctttccttacaatgtagtgagcattgaaggcaaatggtctagcatgcttgggcaagggtggtggtagtggtgcctcacactcatgagcaaagtgtccttcttctcCACACTCAAAGCACCTCTTTGGCTTGagtttgcttggttgatcatgagtggctagtgacttgatgagcttgctttgatgagccttgtagccaattctaCTCTTGTCCattttcatgacggtgttcatgaaaagctcactttgaaggtcctttcctttggtgaacttggctaaccccttggttagatgctctttctctttcttgagcttgttgctcTCTTGAGTTagtttcttgatgattgggtcattgttgctctcTAACGCTTCCAAGACAAATGACTCATCttcatcttgcttgtcatacaacaAACCAAGCTTGAAATATTGGTTCTCTtctttgagcaacttgttctcatatgcaagcttcttatcttgatcaagtgactcaatcacaatggtgtTGTGCTTGgtttgctcttgcaactctttcttgagcttggcattttcttccttgatcttgatagtgtcctcatagctttcggccactaccacattcttgcccttgcaaccaacacatttgttagtgctctccacaagtaagtcatcacaagatgtggctacatcaagcttagcaacattgttagtagcaacatgtgtttcattgattacaagatcataagctatctcaagattgtcatagtttgcttttagagttgtgaaTTCTTCCTTCAAAGCTCTATGTCTAGTGATaaactcatcatgaacactctcaagtttatcatgtttttctttgagctcttttagagaaagtttgagctccttgagcttagtggtcattatatcattttgatctctaagctcatcactagatttaagctttgctaggAGAGCTTCATTTTCATGTTCAAGTttgtcattttcacttctagtttttcttatgactttagtgtatttatttagcaattgCACAAGTTTTTCATAagagggtgattcatattcactaccactcacactactctcatcctcactttgtacctttcgGTCACCCttggccatgaggcataggtgtgtagaggatgtggaTGGTGGAGAAGAGGATGGTGATGAATcatcaatggcaatggcggcaaccttctcatcatcactttcgttgccagaggagtcaccacttgtgctttcaatgtcggtgagccaatcaccaacaatgtaagccttgccattcttcttcttgtggtactccttcttgccaaatttcttcttgtattgcttcttgttgttcttctcatcatcacttgaatcatcttgctttttattcttcttcttgtacttgtccttcttgggcttgggACATTGGTGAGCATGATGACCAAGATCACcaaaattgtagcaatccatctcggagatgggcttcctcttgctacttgtgaagaacttcttcttcttggagtcaaattgactccattcttgttgagcttcttcaacatcttggtggttcttctcaccaagagggcaatggatgcatcatcatcacttgaagttgatgactcaacttcaatcttcttggctttgcccttgtgagaagccttgagagccaagttcttcttctccttcttgaccGATGATGAgctatcttgggggttcatgtgcatgtacatctcatgagcattgatcttccccaagatAGACGTTGGTGTggcggtggagagatcgccttgatgaagtgtggtgactatgtgcccatatttctcaatgaggaggacacatagtatcttccttgccacATCCGCCGGACTCATTTGATTGAGTctaagtccatttagctcctctacaatgacattcaggcgtgaatacatttcattagcattttctcttagaagcatttcaaatgtattgaGCTTGTTCATGACAAGATGAAATCGCTCCTCAcgctcactctttgatccctcatggagcgcacaaagttctttCCATAGCtcatgggcggttttgtggttCCTTACGCGGttaaacacctctttgcaaaagacctctaaagatgtggtttttggcctatGCATTCCACTTtttgttttcttgctcttgtggagtaagagcggtgtcttttgccagaggggtaaacccttcggtcgtggcttttaggcacttggagtcacatgcctcgaggtatgactccatccgtattttccaatacggaaaGGCATCGCCAtcaaacatgggtggcggtccatccccgttagacatctttctctaggcggtgaagcctaaataatgagcactaggcttcgataccaattgaaaggatcaagatgcccaagaggggggtgaattgggcttatccttctctaaaaatttaagcaacctataagctccaattcaaccccttgtgcctagtgtgatctagagagctaccggataaaagagttttacaacctagttccaatcctattctaacatggcaattctaggaaaGTAAAAGCTCAAAATaattgcacaaagtaaatgctagaaagtaaaggaggagAGCAAGAAAAGGCTCGacaatgttttgccgaggtatcggagaatcgccactccccactagtcctcgttggagcacccgcacaagggtcttgctcccccttggtccgcgcaaggaccaagtgctctctacgggctgattctttgacactccatcgtggtgaatcgcccacaaccgctcacaagcttgacacgagccacccacaagaactctgggcggtcttcgtgcctccaatcaccaccgaaccgtctaggtgatggcaatcaccaagagtaacaagcaatgaactctcacttgacccgaACAAGGcattagagagtggtggatgcacacttgactcttggaactcaactagagaaggattcactcaagaaatctctcaattgtcaatcctctctaggctcttgcttctctcttgcaccacatggttattctcaactgatcaaatgggtaagagacctcccatggacgaggtggaagagtataaaatacaccccatcaagtccaagggtcggccaaccgttttacaCTGAAAACGGGAGCATCGGACGCTTGTTATGTTACACCGGACGTACTgctccgagcgtccggtgaccccataACGGCTAACTATACTCTCTCTAATAGAACACCGGACGCTTCCTCAGAGTGTCCGGTGGCACCATTCGGTGTGAAGGTGAATTTACATCCTCCCTGggtttaggaccggacgctccccggtgagtccggtgctagcgtccgatgCCCTGGTCTTACTGCAGACCTCCCTGGGTATAGGACCGGACGctccccggtgagtccggtgcgagcgtccggtgcctaaccctggcACCCAGTCACTCTGACTTGAGtcaacctcaccggacgcactcacatagcgtccggtgctgcgtccggtgcctacttaggcacctaaacttcgtcgaaacacgatatttccaaaacgaagtttgttcctctcgatctaaggactttttctgagctgcctagtgctaggtttaccaagtgtgcaccacacctaaacctaaagccttgcctaggttAAGATACCCATTTAATGcctctcttaatagtacggtcaaaggaaaaacaaagtcctaaactactctaagtgcccttcttcaccatatgacacttagacctagtctagtcccgacgatgttcaacaatcctttgaaaaccgaaacgtttTCCACCATTAAGTAGGCATGAACCTTTTAGTCCATCgatcaccattaccatgacctaactcaTATGACTTtgtctctgcaaaacacacgttagtcatagtaatcaacaatgtcatcaatcaTCAAAACTCATTAGAGGCCTACATGCTTTTCAATGAGTTTCGCGTTTTGTAAAAAGGTCTattaacccccccccccccccccctccccccccctaGGGGAGTTGTTGGAGCAATGAATTTGGCTCATCTCCCCCAATATGACAGATAAGGGATAGGAAAGAAAagctttggagatgctctggtAACCTGGCTGAGAAGATTAATGCCCGCATGAAACCTATCATCTGAAATTAAAATAGAAAAACAAGTGATCTTGTAACATTTATTTAACTTGTGTAACAACACTTTAGTAGTCCCTATTTTTCTTTTGGTATCTCAATCTACTTTAAATAGACTAATATCACTTAATACACATTAATCACATATTAATAGCATTGAGAAACTCCGCACTGCACCACACAGGCCAAGCTTGCCAGAAACACAAATGAATTTCATATCTGAGAAGACATGTGTGGTGAGCATTTCCAACTAGATGCGGGCAACCAAAAGGCCTCAATGGCAAATGCGACGAGGCTGGCTGGGCAAAAACCAGCCAACCAAACAGGGAGCTGCAATCTGTTTGGAAGCCATGGCAGAAAATATTGTTAACTAATTTATTAGAAGAGAAAATACTACTGAGTAGATAATTGATTCGGCTGACAAGCTCAAATGACCGGGCCAAATGACCAGGCTAAATATCATAAATACTTCCAGACCTGACAAATATCATAAATTATAAATTCAGACCTGACAATATATTGTATCATAAGGCAATCTAAAAGTTTCTAGATtttgacaccgtagcacttttatttgtatttgacaattattatccaaccatgaactaagtttaaaagattcatattacaaattacatgtaaactgtacaattagttatttttttatctatatttaatgctccatatatgtgCTGCAAAATTCGATATAATAGGAGATgggaaattttaaaaagtttttggatttcaaGTGTAACTTCGGGTGTAACTAAACAAAGGCCTAAATCAGTTCCAGAACTGGCCGTAAGACACCAGAacacaacaatgtcattaagtTTAACAACATAACATGACATGCATCAACAGTTTTGGTCCATATAGATGGCAGAGGCATCACTATCATATGTTCTACGAGAAATTTGTAATGGCACACAAATGCATTTCTGTATTCTGGACTCTTGCAGATGGGAATGACTGCAGTTTGCATAACAGAGGCTTGTTGTCACATAAGATGCAGGCCACTCTCCGTCAGTTATTACCATTCTGCACAGCTGCATTTGCACGTGGATCATCCTCAGCaatctctccatcctcgtctaTGATACCTTCCTCATCATCATCTCTGCCTTTGCTGTGGCGCACTGGAGATGCAGGCTCAGGTTTCCCAGAAGGTTTGACATATTTGGCATCTGCCTCTGGCTGAACGTTGGGGCTCATCGAGCCACTGGCTTTGCCATTGTACACAGGACTATATGGAGCAGACTTGTCATCTTGTGGGCTGGGCGAGCGATCAAGATCAACCCTTTCCATCTTCCCATCTTCCATGTGGTCATCCTTGTGGTCAGAGTGGTTCACATGGTCATCCACAGAGTGAGATCTTGGAGGGCTTTTGTGCTCTGCATGCCCCGAGTTAGGCCGAGCAGATCCTGAAATAGCAGCAGTCTTTTCATACCTTCGGCTAGCAACAGGGCTGCGACTCTTGCTGCGGCTAGCACGATGGTTTCTatagctcctgctcctgctcctactCCGGCTCTTAGTCCTGCTACGTCTAGCTTCATGTCGGCGAGACCTCTTGGGACTTGGGCTACGGCTTCTACTGTGACTTCTGCTACGGCTTCTACTGCGACCTCTAGCAGACCTACGAGATCGCCCATCAGTTTCACCAGAGTCATACCTGTTAGCAtcaccaaaaagaaaaagaaaaggaaaaagaaaaaggaaaaaaggggGGGTCAGGGTCAGCATATGGACTGAGTATTATCATAACATCGTACCAGATTCttctaaaaacaaaaacaaagttCAGATATGCTATTCTTATTACCAATTTGAAATCATAACCTCCTATCTGATCCTTCTAAAATAATAGAACACTGAGCTAAACTTTTAGGGGTCCATAACAATTGCAACAAATAGGCTTGAAGTTTCTCCGAAGTGGTGTGCATAGTGGAGTTAGAGAGCGGGACCTGCATCCCTCATCTTACAAGTTCTATGCTGCCTTTGCTTTTTAGTGCATTTACTATTATTAAGCCATTGtgaatataattataaaaatGCAGCATATATGGCATATCCTAGCACATTAGACAAATCTCCGATTCACATAAAAGAAACCTGGTACTAAGTTTACCTGCCACGGCTACCATAATCATCCCTTCCATGACTGCCACGACCACTCCTTGAATCCAGTTCAGAACGTGAACCACCCCTGTCAGAGTGGGATGCCCAACGGTTCCTCTTCCTACCTCGCCCACCACCACGAGAAGCCATATCCTCTAAATCACGGGGCACCTTTTGGTTTGCCCCTTCCAGAATTTTGATTAGGTCCGCAGCATATTTTGAATCCTGATCACAGAAAAATGTATATGCAACACCAGTGGCACCAGCCCTTCCTGTCCTGCCAATCCTGTGAACATAGTCTTCAACACCAGTGGGGAAGTCATAGTTGATCACTACCCTgtgtaaaaagaaaaaacaagaaaTGCTTCACTATTTTGATATAaatcctgaccaaaaaggactcACAAAGGCACAGATAAAGTGAAACACTAAGATCTCAATAGACAACAAATGCAACAGGTAACATATTCTGCAACCACTTCAGCAGTTTCTAAGTGCTGACGCATGATTGTTCAAACATCTCTTAATATCTAAATATGGAAATCAATAACAATACATAAAAGTAATGCATCAGCAATAATAAATCAGCAACCTCCAAAGAAGATGAGTGGCGCATGGAAACAAGATGACCTTTCTTTATTTGTCAATAATGTCCAATCTAATTTGCTTCTTCATTATCCCATCATACCATAACATTAGAAATCAAAAGGCATACACACATGCATATGCATAACAGAGAATGGAAAGTTAGTCTAACCTGATATCTTTGATGTCCAAACCTCGTGCAGCAACATCAGTCGCCACTAAAATAGGTGACCGCCCAGATCGAAAATGATTCAGAACCTTCTCCCTTTCACTCTGGGACTTGTCACCATGAATGGCCGAAGCTCCAAACTGCCTGGTGAGTGTCCTTGCAAGTTGGTCACACATCCTCTTGGTGGTACAAAATATTAATATCTTTGAACCCGAATCCTGGGATCGTAATATCTGCTCCAGGCGCCGTTGTTTTTCTGAGGGTGTTATGACCTCTACATGCtgcagagaaaaagaaaataaaataacatGAATATGTATAATGTAGGATTTTTTGTGCAAGAGAAATaagaacagaacagaaacaaCCATTCATGCAtcttataataatgataatactCACATAAGGAAAAGACTGCCATTAACGTCCCATACCTGAGTAATAGCACTATTAGCAACAAGCTCATCAACACTTCCAATTGTCACCTGTACAGGATGAACAAGAAGATCATCTGCAATCCTTCGGACTTCCTTCGGCCAAGTAGCAGTGTACATAAGGGTTTGCCGACGGTGAGGCATCTCTTTCACTATCTTCCGTATTTGTGGCTCAAAGCCCATGTCCAGCATGCGATCAGCCTCATCCAGAACAAGATATGACACTTGCTTAAGACTTACCCTTCGCATCTCCAAAATGTCATTTAACCTTCCAGGTGTTGCAACAACAACATCAACCCCTCTATCTAAATCTCTCAACTGAGGACCTTTAGGAGCACCACCATATAGGCACTATAAGAAGAGAACCAAAGGTCAAGCAATGAAAATATAAACCCGAGATCATGACATTGATGCAAACATTAGAAACAGATCAACAAGTACAACATCATAATTCACAATATAACTTCAACACCTGGTCAACAGTTTAAAGTTTCCCTAAAATATGTTTTGCACTAAGATCCTGGTCAAACATAAATTCATGACCAATTgtatattaattaataaaatagaTACAAACCGTGCAAGAAATTCTAGAAGATCTTCCAAATTTCACAGCTTCATCCAGAATCTGTGTTGCAAGTTCCCTTGTTGGGGCCAAAACTAGGACTGTTGGACCATTCCTAGTGCTGTTCTGCAGGCGCTTGATATGCATAAATCCAGGAAGTAGATACCCAAGAGTTTTGCCTGATCCAGTCTTCGCAATAGCTACTACATCTTGACTTTGCATAGCAATTGGCCATGACTGGGCTTGGATAGGTGTTGGGCTTGCAAATCCAGCACGTTGTAACTACAAAAAGTAAAATGGGGGGAAACGACAAACAAGGGCAAAGTAAGGACAACATAAGAATTAATATAAGCACATAATTTGATTAAAAATATCCCTTCTTGACTCTTCGTTGCGCAAATAAAGACAATGCATGAGGACAATTTAAGGCCATACAAATAAAACGTGCGCGCAATGTGTAGACTTGCGGACACAAGGCGAAGTAGAAAAGGCTCTAACAGAGTCCGTGGAGGCTCGCTCAGGCATGGATCGTTGATCCACAAGGCCCCTTCCAGCAGCTGCCACCCGATCCTATATATGGATGGACGTTGACAGCCTGGGCCAGACCTCCATGGGTCAAGCCCCAGAAGAGGCCCATCATCCATGCGAGGAGCCCTTTCCAAGAACTGGACGCAGAGCAACAAATCAGCCACCGTGGGTGCCGCGAGTAGGTGCCCCTTCGCGCCACGGGCAGCCCCCCGGGGAGGGAGCGAGCAGCCTCGGGCATTCACCCACCTTGGCAGCTCCATCAACGAGACCTGCCCTCAGCCCATCTCACTTATAGATTGGCCGAGGGCGCGCGGGGCAGCATACGACATTAGCTCCACCTCGGAGCAGATATCGCATCTGCCACAGATATGGAGATAAGCAGTCGGTACAGGTAGCCAGCCCTGATTTAGCACAATCAAGCAAATAAAGAGAAACAAGCAGGCAACTGGAGCACATGTCCATGATCCATTTCGCTCGCCATATTTGAAGACCTTGGTCCCTCGCATACAACTCTGTTAGGGTTAGAGTTAGATCATGAGTTAGGTGTGTTCACCGA from Sorghum bicolor cultivar BTx623 chromosome 3, Sorghum_bicolor_NCBIv3, whole genome shotgun sequence encodes the following:
- the LOC110433588 gene encoding DEAD-box ATP-dependent RNA helicase 40-like isoform X1 codes for the protein MSGGGGSSGRAAPRYAPDDPTLPKPWRGLVDGTTGYLYYWNPETNVTQYERPTPPDNQLLPPPPPLPPPPPRSRDRRDRSRSRSRSRTPPRRDHRDRDRDRDRRHDEHASSKSASAHHHPAPVAAAAADPSTEAYRRRHEITVTGDNVPAPITSFEAGGFPSEILKELQRAGFASPTPIQAQSWPIAMQSQDVVAIAKTGSGKTLGYLLPGFMHIKRLQNSTRNGPTVLVLAPTRELATQILDEAVKFGRSSRISCTCLYGGAPKGPQLRDLDRGVDVVVATPGRLNDILEMRRVSLKQVSYLVLDEADRMLDMGFEPQIRKIVKEMPHRRQTLMYTATWPKEVRRIADDLLVHPVQVTIGSVDELVANSAITQHVEVITPSEKQRRLEQILRSQDSGSKILIFCTTKRMCDQLARTLTRQFGASAIHGDKSQSEREKVLNHFRSGRSPILVATDVAARGLDIKDIRVVINYDFPTGVEDYVHRIGRTGRAGATGVAYTFFCDQDSKYAADLIKILEGANQKVPRDLEDMASRGGGRGRKRNRWASHSDRGGSRSELDSRSGRGSHGRDDYGSRGRYDSGETDGRSRRSARGRSRSRSRSHSRSRSPSPKRSRRHEARRSRTKSRSRSRSRSYRNHRASRSKSRSPVASRRYEKTAAISGSARPNSGHAEHKSPPRSHSVDDHVNHSDHKDDHMEDGKMERVDLDRSPSPQDDKSAPYSPVYNGKASGSMSPNVQPEADAKYVKPSGKPEPASPVRHSKGRDDDEEGIIDEDGEIAEDDPRANAAVQNGNN
- the LOC110433588 gene encoding DEAD-box ATP-dependent RNA helicase 40-like isoform X3, producing the protein MPERASTDSLQRAGFASPTPIQAQSWPIAMQSQDVVAIAKTGSGKTLGYLLPGFMHIKRLQNSTRNGPTVLVLAPTRELATQILDEAVKFGRSSRISCTCLYGGAPKGPQLRDLDRGVDVVVATPGRLNDILEMRRVSLKQVSYLVLDEADRMLDMGFEPQIRKIVKEMPHRRQTLMYTATWPKEVRRIADDLLVHPVQVTIGSVDELVANSAITQHVEVITPSEKQRRLEQILRSQDSGSKILIFCTTKRMCDQLARTLTRQFGASAIHGDKSQSEREKVLNHFRSGRSPILVATDVAARGLDIKDIRVVINYDFPTGVEDYVHRIGRTGRAGATGVAYTFFCDQDSKYAADLIKILEGANQKVPRDLEDMASRGGGRGRKRNRWASHSDRGGSRSELDSRSGRGSHGRDDYGSRGRYDSGETDGRSRRSARGRSRSRSRSHSRSRSPSPKRSRRHEARRSRTKSRSRSRSRSYRNHRASRSKSRSPVASRRYEKTAAISGSARPNSGHAEHKSPPRSHSVDDHVNHSDHKDDHMEDGKMERVDLDRSPSPQDDKSAPYSPVYNGKASGSMSPNVQPEADAKYVKPSGKPEPASPVRHSKGRDDDEEGIIDEDGEIAEDDPRANAAVQNGNN
- the LOC110433588 gene encoding DEAD-box ATP-dependent RNA helicase 40-like isoform X2, whose translation is MPERASTDSVRAFSTSPCVRKSTHCAHVLFLQRAGFASPTPIQAQSWPIAMQSQDVVAIAKTGSGKTLGYLLPGFMHIKRLQNSTRNGPTVLVLAPTRELATQILDEAVKFGRSSRISCTCLYGGAPKGPQLRDLDRGVDVVVATPGRLNDILEMRRVSLKQVSYLVLDEADRMLDMGFEPQIRKIVKEMPHRRQTLMYTATWPKEVRRIADDLLVHPVQVTIGSVDELVANSAITQHVEVITPSEKQRRLEQILRSQDSGSKILIFCTTKRMCDQLARTLTRQFGASAIHGDKSQSEREKVLNHFRSGRSPILVATDVAARGLDIKDIRVVINYDFPTGVEDYVHRIGRTGRAGATGVAYTFFCDQDSKYAADLIKILEGANQKVPRDLEDMASRGGGRGRKRNRWASHSDRGGSRSELDSRSGRGSHGRDDYGSRGRYDSGETDGRSRRSARGRSRSRSRSHSRSRSPSPKRSRRHEARRSRTKSRSRSRSRSYRNHRASRSKSRSPVASRRYEKTAAISGSARPNSGHAEHKSPPRSHSVDDHVNHSDHKDDHMEDGKMERVDLDRSPSPQDDKSAPYSPVYNGKASGSMSPNVQPEADAKYVKPSGKPEPASPVRHSKGRDDDEEGIIDEDGEIAEDDPRANAAVQNGNN